A region of Paucidesulfovibrio longus DSM 6739 DNA encodes the following proteins:
- a CDS encoding helix-turn-helix domain-containing protein has product MEQAYKEIAPRLAGLRDALGESVEEFAARVGVDAAAVRRYEAGQTEIPVGYLMEVSKSTGVELNTLIAGSESHLISHSVVRAGKGLSVDRRKDYDYKNLAYRFKGRKMEPFEIRVPAKSESEISYTRHSGQEFIYMLEGRLEIRLGDKVEVLEPGDSLYFDSQTPHGMRGLDGAPARFLDVIL; this is encoded by the coding sequence ATGGAACAGGCGTACAAGGAAATCGCGCCCAGGCTCGCGGGCCTGCGCGACGCGCTCGGCGAGAGCGTGGAGGAATTCGCGGCGCGCGTCGGCGTGGACGCGGCCGCGGTGCGGCGATACGAAGCTGGCCAAACCGAAATCCCGGTGGGCTACCTCATGGAGGTATCCAAGTCCACGGGCGTGGAGCTGAACACGCTCATCGCGGGTTCGGAATCGCACCTGATCTCGCACAGCGTGGTGCGCGCGGGCAAGGGCCTGAGCGTGGACCGCCGCAAGGACTACGACTACAAGAACCTCGCCTACCGCTTCAAGGGCCGCAAGATGGAGCCCTTCGAGATCCGCGTTCCGGCCAAGTCCGAAAGCGAGATCAGCTACACGCGCCACTCCGGCCAGGAATTCATCTACATGCTCGAGGGACGGCTGGAAATCCGCCTCGGCGACAAGGTGGAGGTGCTGGAACCCGGCGACAGCCTGTATTTCGACTCCCAGACCCCCCACGGCATGCGCGGCCTGGACGGCGCGCCCGCCCGCTTTCTCGACGTGATTCTCTAG
- a CDS encoding AMP-binding protein, which translates to MSNLRERTLGQILDETVAKWPDNEAVVYVDRDFRLTYREFAEKVDTLAKGLMGLGVKKGEKVAIWATNVPYWVAFQFATAKIGAVLLTVNTYYRNHELDYLLKQSDAENLILIDGFRDVDYVGTAYELVPELKTMERGRLKSERYPHLKRVLFLGQEKHRGMYSMPELEAMSVMVSDEQYKARQDELDPHDVVNMQYTSGTTGFPKGVQLTHYNIGNNGFWIGENQRFTEKDRVCLPVPLFHCFGCVLGVLASVTHGATMVILEGFDPLLVMASVDSERCTALYGVPTMYIAVLEHRSFKRFDYSSLRTGIMAGSPCPVPVMRRVMESMNMKDITICYGLTESSPVMTQTRIGDPIEKMTETVGRPMPEVEVAVIDPETGEHCGVGVQGEVCCRGYLVMKGYYNNPEATEKAIDKDGWLHSGDLGTFDEDGYLAITGRLKDMIIRGGENVYPREIEEFLYTMEGIQDVQVAGVPSRKYGEEIGAFIILKQGVEMNPEDVRDYCRGKISRYKIPKYIAFVDEYPMTASGKIQKYKLRDMGAELFPEAMK; encoded by the coding sequence ATGAGCAATCTGAGAGAACGAACCCTCGGCCAGATCCTGGACGAGACCGTCGCAAAGTGGCCCGACAACGAGGCCGTGGTCTATGTGGACCGCGACTTCCGGCTGACCTACCGCGAATTCGCCGAAAAGGTGGACACCCTGGCCAAGGGCCTCATGGGCCTGGGCGTCAAGAAGGGCGAAAAAGTGGCCATCTGGGCCACCAACGTGCCCTACTGGGTGGCCTTCCAGTTCGCCACGGCCAAGATCGGCGCGGTCCTGCTCACGGTCAACACCTACTACCGCAACCACGAGCTGGACTACCTCCTCAAGCAGTCCGACGCCGAAAACCTGATCCTCATCGACGGCTTCCGCGACGTGGACTACGTGGGCACGGCCTACGAGCTGGTGCCCGAACTGAAGACCATGGAACGCGGCCGCCTGAAGAGCGAGCGCTACCCGCACCTCAAGCGGGTGCTCTTCCTCGGGCAGGAAAAGCATCGCGGCATGTACTCCATGCCCGAGCTGGAAGCCATGTCCGTGATGGTCTCGGACGAGCAGTACAAGGCGCGCCAGGACGAGCTGGACCCGCACGACGTGGTCAACATGCAGTACACCTCCGGGACCACGGGCTTTCCCAAGGGCGTGCAGCTCACGCACTACAACATCGGCAACAACGGCTTCTGGATCGGCGAGAACCAGCGGTTCACCGAGAAGGACCGGGTCTGCCTGCCCGTGCCCCTGTTCCACTGCTTCGGCTGCGTGCTCGGCGTGCTCGCCAGCGTGACCCACGGCGCCACCATGGTCATCCTGGAGGGCTTCGACCCGCTGCTGGTCATGGCCAGCGTGGATTCGGAGCGCTGCACCGCGCTCTACGGCGTGCCGACCATGTACATCGCCGTGCTGGAACACCGCAGCTTCAAGCGCTTCGACTACTCCAGCTTGCGCACCGGCATCATGGCGGGCTCGCCCTGCCCCGTGCCGGTCATGCGCCGGGTCATGGAAAGCATGAACATGAAGGACATCACCATCTGCTACGGGCTCACCGAGTCCAGCCCGGTGATGACCCAGACCCGCATCGGCGACCCCATCGAAAAGATGACCGAGACGGTGGGCCGGCCCATGCCCGAGGTGGAGGTGGCCGTCATCGACCCGGAAACGGGCGAGCACTGCGGCGTGGGCGTGCAGGGCGAGGTCTGCTGCCGGGGCTACCTCGTGATGAAGGGCTACTACAACAACCCCGAAGCCACGGAAAAGGCCATCGACAAGGACGGCTGGCTCCACTCCGGCGACCTGGGCACCTTTGACGAGGACGGCTACCTGGCCATCACCGGCCGGCTCAAGGACATGATCATCCGGGGCGGCGAAAACGTCTACCCGCGCGAGATCGAGGAATTCCTCTACACCATGGAGGGCATCCAGGACGTGCAGGTGGCGGGCGTGCCCAGCCGCAAGTACGGCGAGGAGATCGGCGCGTTCATCATCCTCAAGCAGGGGGTCGAGATGAACCCCGAAGACGTGCGCGACTATTGCCGAGGCAAAATCTCGCGCTACAAGATACCGAAATACATCGCTTTCGTGGACGAGTATCCCATGACGGCCAGCGGCAAGATCCAGAAATACAAGCTGCGCGACATGGGAGCCGAGCTCTTCCCGGAAGCAATGAAATAG
- a CDS encoding helix-turn-helix domain-containing protein translates to MENGKVGARIRTFREKAELSPADLAERTGLDITFIKAIEDDDLYPSLQPLVKIARALGVRLGTFMDDQVSRDPLVVRQSQRREELTMHHTGKDEPALRFHSLGRGKSDRHMEPFYIEILPESAEDASLSSHEGEEFIVVISGKVAIRYGQETTVLEEGDSAYFNSIVPHHVGAAGDEPAKIYAVLYFPE, encoded by the coding sequence ATGGAAAACGGTAAAGTTGGGGCTCGCATCCGCACGTTTCGCGAAAAGGCGGAACTGAGCCCCGCGGACCTCGCGGAACGGACCGGCCTGGACATCACGTTCATCAAGGCCATCGAGGACGACGACCTCTACCCCTCTCTCCAGCCCCTGGTGAAGATCGCCCGCGCCCTGGGCGTCCGGCTCGGAACCTTCATGGACGACCAGGTCTCCCGCGACCCTCTCGTCGTCCGCCAGAGCCAGCGCCGCGAGGAGCTGACCATGCACCACACGGGCAAGGACGAGCCCGCCCTGCGCTTCCACTCCCTGGGCCGGGGCAAGTCCGACCGCCACATGGAACCGTTCTACATTGAAATCCTACCCGAATCCGCCGAAGACGCCAGCCTCTCCTCCCACGAGGGCGAAGAATTCATCGTGGTCATTTCCGGCAAGGTGGCGATCCGCTACGGCCAGGAAACCACCGTGCTCGAAGAGGGGGACTCGGCCTATTTCAACTCCATCGTGCCCCACCACGTGGGCGCGGCCGGAGACGAGCCCGCGAAAATCTACGCCGTGCTGTACTTCCCGGAATAG
- a CDS encoding tetratricopeptide repeat protein, with translation MPQETETEQLRTLSAERSDPEQAQDGEAQLVVDDGFATAPAPRKKSDRAIRGLFSTQTVENVGTGTTLRRAISKTYWFAEENDAGQILVQPINAAFVPSGPKVEVQRESFLRDYNPEPEYYQQKVYPKLRELEETIDRAEKARENGRAYSAEFEFGKALDIDVDNVRANFGLGLTYMDRGDTARADDIFQRIVHLEAAFSEEHKHLFNDFGINLRKSGLLDQAVEYYSRALAMAPADENLHYNIARAFFEKGDAAKCLEHLETCLGMNACHHEAQEFAEYVRKLARRIQEEGEAGPSAGKRNSGTSPSGPKGKIVLLEGEL, from the coding sequence ATGCCTCAGGAAACCGAAACCGAACAGCTGCGGACGCTCTCTGCGGAGCGGTCCGACCCGGAGCAGGCCCAAGACGGCGAAGCGCAGCTCGTCGTGGACGACGGCTTCGCCACGGCTCCCGCGCCCCGCAAGAAAAGCGACCGCGCCATCCGGGGGCTTTTTTCCACCCAGACCGTGGAAAACGTGGGCACGGGCACGACCCTGCGCCGGGCCATCAGCAAGACCTACTGGTTCGCCGAGGAAAACGACGCCGGCCAGATCCTGGTCCAGCCCATCAACGCGGCCTTCGTGCCCTCCGGACCCAAGGTCGAGGTGCAGCGCGAGAGCTTTCTGCGCGACTACAACCCGGAGCCGGAGTACTACCAGCAAAAGGTCTACCCCAAGCTGCGCGAGCTGGAGGAAACCATCGACCGCGCGGAAAAGGCCCGCGAGAACGGCCGCGCCTACAGCGCGGAGTTCGAATTCGGCAAGGCCCTGGATATCGACGTGGACAACGTCCGGGCCAACTTCGGCCTGGGCCTGACCTACATGGACCGGGGCGACACCGCGCGCGCGGACGACATCTTCCAGCGCATCGTGCACCTGGAGGCCGCCTTCAGCGAGGAGCACAAGCACCTCTTCAACGACTTCGGGATCAATCTGCGCAAGAGCGGACTGCTCGACCAGGCCGTGGAGTATTATTCCAGGGCGCTGGCCATGGCTCCCGCCGACGAGAACCTGCACTACAACATCGCCCGCGCCTTTTTCGAAAAGGGCGACGCCGCCAAGTGCCTGGAACACCTCGAAACCTGCCTGGGCATGAACGCCTGCCACCACGAGGCGCAGGAATTCGCGGAATACGTGCGCAAGCTCGCCCGCCGCATCCAGGAGGAAGGCGAGGCCGGACCGTCCGCCGGGAAGCGGAATTCCGGAACGTCCCCGTCCGGCCCCAAGGGCAAGATCGTGCTTCTCGAAGGCGAACTCTGA
- the topA gene encoding type I DNA topoisomerase: protein MPKDLIIVESPAKVKTISKFLGKDFLVEASVGHVRDLPTKELGVDEENGFAPRYQVIDGKEEVVKRLQKAAKKAERVYLAPDPDREGEAIAWHVAELIRKQNSNVSRIQFNEITSRAVKEALEHPKELDGNLFDSQQARRILDRLVGYKISPILWKNVKRGISAGRVQSVALKIIVEREKARRAFVPEEYWLFKAVFAGENPPPFASELWKVGGKAVKTHPVGNADEAGKLAAELEKAPFLVESVEEKERKKKAMPPFITSTLQQDANRRLGFSARRTMTVAQRLYEGVELGDKGVTALITYMRTDSVRIAKDARDQAKELILSRWGKEYYPSKPNAYKSKGSAQDAHEAIRPVDAAIDPESVRPFLPDEQYKLYSLIWQRFMASQMAPAVFKDTVVTVKAARTLWRSRGERLLFPGFLQAMGRTTDEQAVEMPKLTVGEQLTVQDMSKEQKFTQPPARYSEASLVKELEENGIGRPSTYASIISTLRDRDYVRMEDKRFAPTELGFMVSDQLSEHFRELMDVEFTANMENQLDDVAEGKSNWTELLNQFAGGFYPTLEKARTGMAKAVMDTGIKCENCGKPMVVKFGRTGEFLGCSGYPDCKTIKNFTRDEQGGIQVVESGQDEDTGVTCEKCGQPMVVKNSRRGEFLGCSGYPDCRNILNFKRDDDGRIVPIAQEEPEVVGKCPDCGHDLVVKRARTGSRFIACSNYPKCKHTAPFSTGVPCPKEGCDGELVERSSRGGKIFFSCSNYPKCDYALWNYPVPGPCPECGHPVLVQKRTKAKGDHVACPQKGCGYSLMDDES, encoded by the coding sequence ATGCCAAAGGATCTCATCATCGTCGAGTCTCCCGCCAAGGTGAAGACCATCAGCAAGTTTCTCGGGAAGGATTTTCTCGTGGAAGCCTCCGTCGGCCACGTCCGCGACCTGCCCACCAAGGAGCTGGGAGTGGACGAGGAAAACGGATTCGCTCCGCGATACCAGGTCATCGACGGCAAGGAGGAGGTGGTCAAGCGCCTCCAGAAAGCCGCGAAAAAGGCCGAGCGCGTCTACCTCGCCCCTGACCCGGACCGCGAGGGCGAGGCCATTGCCTGGCACGTGGCCGAATTGATCCGCAAGCAGAATTCCAACGTCAGCCGCATCCAGTTCAACGAAATCACCTCCCGCGCCGTGAAGGAAGCCCTGGAGCACCCCAAGGAGCTCGACGGCAACCTCTTCGATTCCCAGCAGGCGCGGCGCATCCTGGATCGGCTCGTGGGCTACAAGATTTCCCCGATCCTCTGGAAGAACGTCAAGCGCGGCATTTCCGCCGGGCGGGTCCAGTCCGTGGCCCTGAAGATCATCGTGGAGCGCGAAAAGGCCCGCCGGGCCTTTGTCCCCGAAGAATACTGGCTCTTCAAGGCCGTGTTCGCCGGGGAGAATCCCCCGCCCTTCGCCTCGGAGCTGTGGAAGGTCGGCGGCAAGGCCGTGAAGACCCACCCCGTAGGCAACGCGGACGAGGCCGGAAAGCTCGCCGCGGAGCTGGAAAAGGCCCCGTTCCTGGTGGAAAGCGTCGAGGAGAAGGAGCGCAAGAAGAAGGCCATGCCGCCCTTCATCACCTCCACCCTGCAACAGGACGCCAACCGCCGCCTGGGCTTTTCCGCCCGCCGGACCATGACCGTGGCCCAGCGGCTCTACGAGGGCGTGGAGCTCGGCGACAAGGGCGTGACCGCGCTGATCACCTACATGCGTACCGACTCGGTGCGCATCGCCAAGGACGCGCGCGACCAGGCCAAGGAGCTGATCCTCTCGCGCTGGGGCAAGGAATATTACCCCTCCAAGCCCAACGCCTACAAATCCAAGGGCTCGGCCCAGGACGCGCACGAAGCCATCCGCCCGGTCGATGCCGCTATCGACCCCGAATCCGTGCGCCCCTTCCTGCCCGACGAGCAATACAAGCTCTACTCGCTGATCTGGCAGCGCTTCATGGCCTCGCAGATGGCCCCCGCCGTGTTCAAGGACACGGTGGTCACGGTCAAGGCCGCGCGCACGCTCTGGCGCTCCAGGGGCGAGCGGCTGCTCTTTCCGGGCTTTCTCCAGGCCATGGGCCGGACCACGGACGAGCAGGCCGTGGAGATGCCCAAGCTGACCGTCGGCGAACAGCTCACGGTCCAGGACATGAGCAAGGAACAGAAGTTCACCCAGCCGCCCGCCCGCTACTCGGAAGCCTCCCTCGTCAAGGAGCTGGAGGAGAACGGCATCGGACGCCCCTCCACCTACGCGAGCATCATTTCCACCCTGCGCGACCGCGACTACGTGCGCATGGAGGACAAGCGCTTCGCCCCCACGGAGCTGGGCTTCATGGTCAGCGACCAGCTTTCCGAACATTTCCGCGAGCTCATGGACGTGGAATTCACCGCCAACATGGAAAACCAGCTGGACGACGTGGCCGAGGGCAAGTCCAACTGGACGGAGCTGCTCAACCAGTTCGCGGGCGGGTTTTACCCCACGCTGGAAAAGGCCCGCACGGGCATGGCCAAGGCGGTCATGGACACGGGCATCAAGTGCGAGAACTGCGGCAAGCCCATGGTCGTCAAGTTCGGCCGCACGGGCGAGTTCCTGGGCTGCTCCGGGTATCCGGACTGCAAGACCATCAAGAACTTCACCCGCGACGAGCAGGGCGGCATCCAGGTGGTCGAATCCGGCCAGGACGAGGACACGGGCGTGACCTGCGAGAAGTGCGGACAGCCCATGGTCGTCAAGAACAGCCGCCGGGGCGAATTTCTCGGCTGCTCCGGATATCCGGACTGCCGCAACATCCTCAACTTCAAGCGCGACGACGACGGCCGCATCGTGCCCATCGCCCAGGAAGAGCCCGAAGTGGTGGGCAAGTGCCCGGACTGCGGCCACGACCTCGTGGTCAAGCGGGCGCGCACGGGCAGCCGCTTCATCGCCTGTTCCAACTATCCGAAATGCAAGCATACCGCGCCCTTTTCCACGGGCGTGCCCTGCCCCAAGGAAGGCTGCGACGGCGAGCTCGTGGAGCGCTCCTCCCGTGGCGGCAAGATCTTCTTCTCCTGCTCCAACTACCCCAAGTGCGATTACGCGCTCTGGAATTATCCCGTGCCTGGGCCTTGTCCCGAATGCGGACACCCGGTACTGGTACAGAAGCGCACCAAGGCAAAGGGCGACCACGTGGCCTGTCCGCAGAAGGGTTGCGGCTATTCGCTCATGGACGACGAGTCCTGA
- the era gene encoding GTPase Era: MTQEHKFGMVALIGPPNAGKSTLMNAFLGQKLAIVTPKPQTTRNRISGILSRDDAQIVFLDTPGIHRLRGRMNRFLLDSAWSALGSCDVVVALFDAALYSGKPHLFEKEVEPMIEPLRGCHLPVIVALNKVDRVKDKAQLLPLMQRISETFPEFELLPLSAVTGEGRDKLLDKLLGILPEGPAMFPEDQISTVPMRFLASEIIREKLFMSLREELPYSTAVEIELFDETGATIHIAAAIYASRKNHKGMIIGKGGQNLKLIGQQAREELEEMLERKVMLELWVKVKEDWTEHPGFLRSIGLGE, encoded by the coding sequence ATGACCCAGGAACACAAGTTCGGCATGGTGGCGTTGATCGGGCCGCCCAACGCGGGCAAGTCCACCCTGATGAACGCCTTTCTCGGGCAGAAGCTGGCCATCGTCACGCCGAAGCCCCAGACCACGCGCAACCGCATCAGCGGCATCCTCTCCCGCGACGACGCCCAGATCGTGTTTCTGGACACGCCGGGCATCCACCGCCTGCGCGGACGCATGAACCGTTTCCTGCTCGACTCCGCCTGGAGCGCGCTGGGCTCCTGCGACGTGGTCGTGGCCCTGTTCGACGCCGCGCTCTATTCGGGAAAGCCGCACCTCTTTGAGAAGGAGGTCGAGCCCATGATCGAGCCGCTGCGCGGCTGCCATCTGCCCGTGATCGTGGCCCTGAACAAGGTGGACCGCGTCAAGGACAAGGCCCAGCTCCTGCCGTTGATGCAGCGCATCAGCGAGACGTTCCCGGAATTCGAGCTGCTGCCCCTTTCCGCCGTAACGGGCGAGGGCCGGGACAAGCTGCTGGACAAGCTGCTGGGCATTCTGCCCGAAGGCCCGGCCATGTTCCCGGAAGACCAGATTTCCACGGTGCCCATGCGCTTTCTGGCCTCGGAGATCATCCGCGAAAAGCTGTTCATGTCCCTGCGCGAGGAGCTGCCGTACTCCACGGCCGTGGAGATCGAGCTTTTCGACGAAACCGGGGCGACCATCCACATCGCTGCGGCCATCTATGCCTCGCGCAAGAACCACAAGGGCATGATCATCGGCAAGGGCGGCCAGAACCTCAAGCTCATCGGCCAGCAGGCCCGCGAGGAGCTGGAGGAGATGCTGGAACGCAAGGTCATGCTGGAGCTGTGGGTCAAGGTCAAGGAGGACTGGACCGAGCATCCGGGCTTCCTGCGCTCCATCGGCCTCGGCGAGTGA
- a CDS encoding YggS family pyridoxal phosphate-dependent enzyme, which produces MTTDRERILADNLAAVREDIAAAARAAGRDPADVRLVAVSKHHPAEDVAALHRAGQRVFGENYVQEACAKQDALADLDLEWHFIGGLQSNKAKFVAGRFAVVHSVDSIKLARVLHKKAGELNTVQRAMLQVNLCCEDQKCGILEEDVDALLEEALALDHLRIVGLMTMPWFCDQPERVRPVFSRLRELRDGLERRFGVRLPELSMGMTGDFVQAVLEGATLVRIGTRIFGPRL; this is translated from the coding sequence ATGACCACTGATCGGGAACGAATTCTGGCGGACAATCTCGCCGCCGTGCGCGAGGACATCGCGGCGGCGGCAAGGGCCGCGGGCCGCGACCCCGCGGACGTGCGGCTGGTGGCGGTCTCCAAGCACCATCCCGCCGAGGACGTGGCCGCGCTGCACCGCGCGGGCCAGCGCGTCTTCGGCGAGAACTACGTGCAGGAGGCCTGCGCCAAGCAGGACGCCCTGGCGGACCTCGACCTGGAATGGCATTTCATCGGCGGGCTGCAAAGCAACAAGGCCAAATTCGTGGCCGGACGCTTTGCGGTTGTGCACAGCGTTGACTCCATCAAGCTGGCTCGCGTATTGCACAAGAAAGCCGGAGAGTTGAACACGGTACAGCGGGCCATGCTTCAGGTGAATCTCTGTTGTGAGGACCAGAAGTGCGGAATTCTTGAAGAAGATGTGGACGCACTGCTTGAGGAGGCCCTTGCGCTGGATCACCTGCGCATCGTCGGATTGATGACGATGCCGTGGTTCTGCGACCAGCCGGAGCGGGTACGCCCTGTTTTTTCCCGGCTTCGCGAACTGCGCGACGGGCTGGAACGGCGATTCGGGGTCCGGCTGCCCGAGCTTTCCATGGGCATGACCGGCGACTTCGTGCAGGCCGTGCTGGAGGGCGCGACCCTGGTTCGCATCGGCACGCGGATTTTCGGCCCCAGGCTCTGA
- a CDS encoding motility protein A — protein sequence MDLATVIGIVLSFGLVVSAILTGSSLVIFISVPSFLIVIGGTIGACLVNYPTNYMLGVIGVMKNTFFHSIQAPGEVIAQFLDFSNRARREGILSLEPVIKEIDDDYLRKGLQLTVDGLEPQTIQEILETEISYLEQRHDAGAELLGVMGALAPAMGMIGTVIGLVQMLQTMSDPSTIGPAMAVALLTTLYGAVLSNLVFNPMAGKLKVRHKQEQLIREMILEGILSISKGENPRIIEEKLNSYISPKDRRQGD from the coding sequence ATGGATCTGGCAACCGTAATCGGCATCGTCCTTTCCTTCGGTCTGGTCGTATCAGCCATTCTGACCGGGTCCAGCCTGGTGATCTTCATTTCCGTCCCGTCCTTCCTCATCGTCATCGGCGGGACCATCGGCGCCTGTCTGGTCAACTACCCCACGAACTACATGCTCGGCGTCATCGGGGTCATGAAGAACACGTTCTTCCACTCCATCCAGGCGCCCGGCGAAGTCATCGCCCAATTCCTCGACTTCTCCAACCGCGCCCGCCGCGAGGGCATCCTCTCGCTGGAGCCGGTGATCAAGGAAATCGACGACGATTATCTGCGCAAGGGGCTTCAGCTCACCGTGGACGGCCTGGAGCCGCAGACGATCCAGGAAATCCTCGAAACGGAGATTTCCTACCTCGAACAGCGCCACGACGCGGGCGCGGAGCTGCTCGGCGTCATGGGCGCGCTGGCCCCGGCCATGGGCATGATCGGCACGGTCATCGGCCTTGTCCAGATGCTCCAGACCATGTCCGACCCGTCCACCATCGGCCCGGCCATGGCCGTGGCCCTGCTGACAACCCTCTACGGCGCGGTGCTTTCCAACCTCGTCTTCAACCCCATGGCGGGCAAGCTCAAGGTTCGCCACAAGCAGGAACAGCTGATCCGCGAGATGATCCTGGAGGGCATCCTCTCCATCTCCAAGGGCGAAAACCCCCGCATCATCGAGGAAAAGCTCAACAGCTACATTTCCCCCAAGGACCGCAGGCAGGGCGACTAG
- a CDS encoding OmpA/MotB family protein gives MGRRKRKITCEEMPPWMITFSDVMTLMLTFFVLLVSMSKIDERRKLVVLGSIVGAFGLDTSYDVMTLKDTKRTVDPGVIENEEDLAALKPMLWEDVEKDLDFQSDRFVQILSINAELLFAPGQTALSAKGTELLDRMLPVLLELKYPLLIAGHTGSLRDELGTDYRSGDADIVPDLSWRISINRALAVYSYLLGQGMNPDMLRMESFGRFRPLYNTNDPEERARNRRVDLVLDKRNAPDSASAVDRTVQEMNPKVRKDTYDVNGFEFRLTDPEAPPAPEGTPPEGGTAP, from the coding sequence ATGGGCAGACGCAAGAGAAAGATCACCTGCGAGGAGATGCCTCCCTGGATGATCACGTTCTCGGACGTGATGACGCTCATGCTGACCTTTTTCGTGCTCCTGGTCTCCATGTCCAAGATCGACGAGCGCCGCAAGCTCGTGGTGCTCGGTTCCATCGTGGGCGCGTTCGGGCTCGACACCAGCTACGACGTCATGACCCTCAAAGACACCAAGCGGACCGTGGATCCCGGCGTCATCGAGAACGAGGAAGACCTGGCCGCGCTCAAGCCCATGCTCTGGGAGGACGTGGAAAAGGATCTCGACTTCCAGTCCGACCGCTTCGTGCAGATTCTCTCCATCAACGCGGAGCTGCTCTTCGCTCCGGGGCAAACCGCCCTGAGCGCCAAGGGCACCGAACTGCTCGACCGCATGCTGCCCGTGCTGCTCGAGCTCAAGTATCCGCTGCTCATCGCCGGACACACCGGAAGCCTGCGCGACGAACTGGGCACGGACTATCGCAGCGGCGACGCGGACATCGTGCCCGACCTTTCCTGGCGCATCTCCATCAATCGCGCCCTGGCCGTCTATTCCTACCTGCTGGGCCAGGGCATGAATCCGGACATGCTGCGCATGGAGAGCTTCGGCCGCTTCCGCCCGCTCTACAATACCAACGATCCCGAGGAGAGGGCCAGGAACCGCCGGGTCGATCTCGTGCTGGACAAGCGCAATGCCCCGGACAGCGCAAGCGCCGTGGACCGGACGGTTCAGGAGATGAACCCCAAGGTCCGCAAGGATACCTATGACGTAAACGGCTTCGAATTCCGGCTCACGGACCCCGAAGCCCCGCCCGCGCCCGAAGGCACCCCCCCCGAGGGAGGGACTGCGCCATGA
- a CDS encoding OmpA/MotB family protein — translation MKREKRTVCAPLALWLVTFSDLVTLLLTFFVLLLTMSSMDQSFITRVTVMPLDLGVMDSKGAGRISIALQEVLELIDEPWEVLDKVERIKDLLYPDENLPNDVSRSTLNENLKVLARDDGVALVLTDKLLFPRGGYELDDTAREILDQVTPLLGYANEPVFISAHTDDAEAPREQLFELSAKRVESVLAYFIESGLRNEQFSIAAYGDTKPMYPNDSGEHRAANRRIEILIRTNRAIGSYS, via the coding sequence ATGAAGCGCGAAAAGCGGACCGTTTGCGCGCCTCTGGCCCTCTGGCTGGTCACGTTCTCGGACCTGGTTACGCTGCTGCTGACCTTTTTCGTGCTCCTGCTGACCATGTCTTCCATGGACCAGAGCTTCATCACCCGCGTCACGGTCATGCCGCTGGACCTCGGCGTCATGGACTCCAAGGGCGCGGGCCGCATTTCCATCGCGCTCCAGGAGGTGCTGGAGCTCATCGACGAGCCGTGGGAAGTGCTGGACAAGGTCGAGCGCATCAAGGATCTGCTCTATCCGGACGAGAACCTGCCGAACGACGTGTCCCGCTCCACGCTGAACGAGAATCTCAAGGTGCTGGCGCGCGACGACGGCGTGGCCCTGGTGCTTACGGACAAGCTCCTGTTCCCGCGCGGCGGGTACGAGCTGGACGACACGGCCCGCGAAATCTTGGACCAGGTCACGCCGCTGCTCGGCTACGCCAACGAGCCCGTGTTCATCTCGGCCCATACCGACGACGCTGAAGCGCCGCGCGAGCAGCTTTTCGAGCTTTCGGCCAAGCGCGTCGAGTCCGTGCTCGCGTATTTCATCGAATCCGGGCTCAGGAACGAACAGTTCTCCATCGCCGCCTACGGCGACACCAAGCCCATGTATCCCAACGATTCCGGCGAACACCGCGCCGCGAACCGCCGCATCGAGATCCTCATCCGCACGAACCGGGCCATAGGAAGCTATTCCTGA
- a CDS encoding flagellar basal body-associated FliL family protein, giving the protein MAEEAALDQPKKKKGLLKWIIILVLILGIAAAAFFFKDTIMEMIGMGGNATEESQPADQSKAPAPGFKGEMSAVEPFVANLNDPLGKRYIKLGLEVELIDKEAVVEFEAAQIKVKNMLLILLGSKKPQEMLGPKNQIQLQQEIVDRINQLIGEGKVLQVYFTVYILQ; this is encoded by the coding sequence TTGGCCGAAGAAGCCGCTCTGGATCAGCCGAAAAAAAAGAAAGGCCTGCTCAAATGGATCATCATCCTGGTGCTCATCCTGGGCATCGCGGCTGCGGCCTTTTTCTTCAAGGACACGATCATGGAGATGATCGGCATGGGCGGCAACGCCACGGAGGAGTCCCAGCCCGCTGACCAGTCCAAGGCGCCGGCTCCGGGATTCAAGGGCGAGATGTCCGCGGTCGAGCCTTTCGTGGCCAACCTCAACGACCCTCTGGGCAAGCGCTACATCAAGCTCGGCCTGGAAGTGGAGCTGATCGACAAGGAAGCCGTGGTCGAGTTCGAGGCCGCGCAGATCAAGGTCAAGAACATGCTCCTCATCCTGCTCGGCAGCAAGAAGCCGCAGGAGATGCTCGGTCCCAAGAACCAGATCCAGCTCCAGCAGGAAATCGTGGACCGCATCAATCAGCTCATCGGAGAGGGCAAGGTGCTGCAAGTTTATTTCACCGTCTACATCCTCCAGTAA